One Vitis vinifera cultivar Pinot Noir 40024 chromosome 15, ASM3070453v1 genomic window, aatggcattgtaGGAACAACTTCTGAATCGACAATGCGAAGAACTGTGTATAGCGCCTCATATATTGACACTAACTTTCCCACTATTTCCCAGTACGCATGGTCAAACATAAGTGATTCAACCTCTTTGCCGATTAATGTGCGACTTAAGTTGTGTTGTGCCCATTCATCACTGATAAACACTTTCTTCAAGtttgctttcattttcaaaagacTGTCGAGGGCTATATAATGGGTTGCAAATCTTGTTGCTCCAGGACGAACTATGTCTCCACCACACACCTTCCGCATCTGTGCAAGCAACCAACCATGGTTATAAATGAAGTTGGTTATCTTTCGAGCCTTTGTAATCAGATCTGCAACACTCGTCCTCTTACCGATGTCTTCGAACATTAAGTCGATGCAATGTGCTGCACACGGAGTCCAATAAAGATTGTATTTCTTCATTAACAACTTCCCCGCCTTCACGAATGCCGACCCATTATCTGTAACTATTTGGACCACATTTTGTTTGCCAacttccttgatcacatccttcAACAAACCATATATGtatttgttgtcctttatatTATTTGATGTATCAACGGATTTGAGGAAGATTGTGCTACCTTTTGAAtataccatgaaattaattatgcttAATTTCGTGGGCCCAGTCCATTCGTCAGACATAATCGTGCATCCATAAGTGTTCCACTTTTCTCTTTGAATATTGACATAAGCTTCCATGTCTTTGTACTCCATATCTAAATACTTGTGTTTGATTTCATAAGGAGACGGTGGTTCTATACCCATACCTACCatccatatataattaaaatatataagaacaTTTGTGTCAATCATACTATATAAATAGTAATGatattgttaaaataaatacaacttttaaaattatagtaattacctgcttgttgtgcaccaacAATCATGTTCTTGAAGTGGTGAGAGTCTGCTTTACTGGGCGGAACACTCTCATATATGAAGAACTTACTGATCAAACGTCCCATGGTTTCCTTGATGGCACCacctttgaaaagatttttcacAGTTTTCTGTCTTGCTGCTAAAGATTTGTACAATGAGGGTGCATCAGGCAGTGATGGATCTGAATATCGAACACTTTGCGATTTTCGCATTTGCCTTGTTGTTGGATTGGTTGGATGTGAAGACTCgcctattataattattaaaattaaacatatatgctaatttaatattattgataaagttgataagaaacagtaataattcaaattaatatatattatacctgtttttcttttgccttttatAAAATGTTCTTCTTGTTGTCGATTCCATTCAGCAGCTTTTGATGCTCAAACCGCCTCTTTATAAGCATGTCGCTCATCAGGGTGCATGTCAGccggatacatatacacatcatcatctccatcatcatcatcatcatcatcatcatcatcaccaccaccatcaccaccaccatcaccaccaagGTTCTCCTCATCGTCCTCATCAATTACATGCCTATGTCTTCTTCCCATTGTGTCTCGCAGTTCTGCTCGAATCTCTTCTATATCTACAGCTTTCTTCACTTTTGCCTTATTTCTTTGCTCTATAAGTCGTCTTATTTCTTGTTTCGCTTCTGGAGGCACGTTAGGAcacttttttgtatttgaattaGGGTCTGTATGTGATAGgtgaaatttaaaatgagtaatCCCACCACTCTTTATTGCCAACCCACAGTAATTGcatattgttccatttttgTTCCCTTCCATAGGTGTACAATATTTCCAACGAGGATCTCGACCCATGATACCGCTTTCACTagccattttctaaaattgaattatgaaactaatatcaaatttaaaattattaaagataaaacatgtaagaaatttaatatgcatgaaattgataagaactaataaaaattgaaattaaaattgaattatgcatatatgaaatagataaacattacaataaaatttcaatatgaattaaattaaaattaaattaaattaaatttgcatattcatgaaattgataagaatcattactaataaaaattaaaattaaaattgaattatgcatatatgaaatagataaacattacaataaaattttgataagaattaaattaaattaaatttgcatattcatgaaacTGATAAGAATCactactaataaaaattaaaattaaaattgaattatgcatatatgaaatagataaacattacaataaaattttgataagaattaaattaaattaaatttgcatattcatgaaattgataagaattactactaataaaaattaaaattaaaattgaattatgcatatatgaaatagataaacattacaataaaattttgataagaattaaattaaattaaaataaattaaatttgcatattcatgaaattgataagaattactactaataaaaattaaaattaaaattgaattatgcatatatgaaatagataaacattacaataaaattttgataagaattaaattaaattaaatttgcatattcatgaaattgataagaatcattactaataaaaattaaaattgaattatgcatatatgaaatagataaacattacaattacatttccatatgaattagataatatcaattaaactatatataacaaataaaattgaattatgcataataagataaattttatgaaaggtAAGACATACCTTAATTAGCCTTGACTTGGAGTTAATCCCCTTCaccaccaaattttcaaaataaaaaaattttgttagatcatataagaattttgatgtatgaaatgaaatggaatgtgggtatttataggaatttttttggtcaaactagccgttggacGGTCAAATAGccgttataaattaattttaaccgTTGGATCAAAATTTGGTTCAAATTTCACCATTAGATCTTCATATAACCGTTGGAAACACTCCATAGCCCTTGGATAAAGTGAAGATTGATTTTCCACCATTGGATCACAAATCTGACCGTTGGAGGCCTTTACAAATACACGGGTGAAATCTGGGCCATCAGAttctcaaaaattcaaaattggcCGTCAGATCAAAAGCATGGGAGCTTCAAAAAATCGCTGATTTATCGTGATTTTATCAAATTACCGATTAATCGCCGATTTTTTCCCGTCCTTCTCCGTCTTCTCCGCGCGTGCCTCCACTCGCCGATTTTTCGATTCTCCACCGAT contains:
- the LOC104881820 gene encoding uncharacterized protein LOC104881820 codes for the protein MGRDPRWKYCTPMEGNKNGTICNYCGLAIKSGGITHFKFHLSHTDPNSNTKKCPNVPPEAKQEIRRLIEQRNKAKVKKAVDIEEIRAELRDTMGRRHRHVIDEDDEENLGGDGGGDARQKTVKNLFKGGAIKETMGRLISKFFIYESVPPSKADSHHFKNMIVGAQQAGMGIEPPSPYEIKHKYLDMEYKDMEAYVNIQREKWNTYGCTIMSDEWTGPTKLSIINFMVYSKGSTIFLKSVDTSNNIKDNKYIYGLLKDVIKEVGKQNVVQIVTDNGSAFVKAGKLLMKKYNLYWTPCAAHCIDLMFEDIGKRTSVADLITKARKITNFIYNHGWLLAQMRKVCGGDIVRPGATRFATHYIALDSLLKMKANLKKVFISDEWAQHNLSRTLIGKEVESLMFDHAYWEIVGKLVSIYEALYTVLRIVDSEVVPTMPFVYELIRVMKENLIRLNAKEWVLKIIADRWDRTLKHPLHAAAFFLNPRFQYKRGVGTDPDLLQAVHEVFAKLDPTSKGLSQFGNEIILFRDAKRGFGDRAAIASRSEMVPAEWWFMYGHHAPTLRRLAIKVLSQTASSSACERNWSTFIRDMEAEHDKVAEKDYLDLLDIATEVGEEEDNQLFQWVRPLHLDDDDGNPDPRIAAHVREAGVDVDRVLSEEVHTDSFSQDTKDSFRQGISQPAITSRPSFDSTSVEHSSRPSATGTSASGYDGSRREGTNDGSDPGNDEGDVRQQQQSGQPLAFTCEDDFTHCTQDEDHGSRRAGPGVGAIGKPYRGRQRRMMPYNEDSLSASFESMSVETQFSDSSNEANIYAPYAMSYGQPPQNLSSSTDEDLHLSLGAFSV